In the genome of Cryptomeria japonica chromosome 8, Sugi_1.0, whole genome shotgun sequence, one region contains:
- the LOC131037903 gene encoding protein NRT1/ PTR FAMILY 8.1 isoform X2: MEEDNKNSQVKNKEKNSDRSVRPIDEYTEDGSVDLHGNPALKKKTGNWKACPFILGNEMCERLAYYGINTKMVNYLIKGFNQGNSTAAKTFNNWSGTCYITPLIGAFLADSYLGRYKIIAIFSIVYFIGMMLLTLSASVPSLKPPCINSNVDCHASTSQTGVFFLSLYLIALGTDGIKPCLSSFGADQFDEMDDEERKKKSSFFNWFYFSINIGALVSSSVLVWIQDNVGWGWGFGLPTVAMGIAICSFFAGTTLYRHQKPGGSALTRIAQVIIASFRKWNAKVPADKSLLYEVQDKESVIEGSRKLEHTDGFLFLDKAAIETGNDKSVAGSINPWRLCTVTQIEEFKAIIRLLPIWATGIIFSTVYIQMGTLFVEQGDTMDIHIGTFKIPPASLFIFDTLSVIFWVPVYDRIIVPVARKFTGHQRGFTQLQRMGIGLVISILAMVVAAVVEIKRLDMVKKHNYYNLKNVPMSIFWQVPQYFLVGAAEIFTFIGQLEFFYDQAPDAMRSLCSALSLTTVALGSYLSSLLVTIVTHTTTKHGKVGWIPDNLNYGHIDYFFWLLSILSALNFLVYLAISRWYTYKMPTGTRLEK, encoded by the exons atggaagaagacaataaAAATTCTCAG GTTAAGAATAAGGAGAAAAATTCAGACCGTTCAGTGCGTCCAATTGACGAATATACTGAGGATGGCTCTGTGGATCTTCATGGGAACCCAGCACTAAAGAAAAAAACAGGGAACTGGAAGGCTTGCCCATTTATTTTGG gaaatgaaatgtgtgagagaTTGGCATACTATGGGATCAACACAAAAATGGTAAACTATTTAATAAAGGGTTTCAATCAGGGCAATTCTACTGCAGCCAAAACTTTCAACAATTGGTCTGGAACATGTTACATTACACCTCTGATTGGGGCTTTTTTGGCTGATTCATATTTGGGACGATATAAGATCATTGCCATTTTCTCTATTGTCTATTTCATT GGAATGATGTTATTGACTTTATCTGCATCTGTGCCTAGCCTAAAGCCTCCTTGCATCAATTCAAATGTTGACTGCCATGCGTCAACTTCCCAGACTGGTGTTTTCTTCTTGTCACTTTATCTCATTGCATTAGGAACTGATGGTATCAAACCATGTCTATCATCATTTGGAGCAGATCAATTTGATGAGATGGATGatgaagaaaggaagaaaaagaGTTCATTTTTCAATtggttttatttttcaataaacatCGGTGCTCTTGTCTCTAGCAGTGTTCTTGTTTGGATACAAGATAATGTTGGCTGGGGATGGGGTTTTGGACTTCCCACTGTAGCTATGGGGATTGCAATATGTAGCTTCTTTGCAGGTACCACATTGTATCGACATCAAAAGCCAGGAGGCAGTGCTTTAACCCGGATAGCCCAGGTCATAATTGCATCATTTCGTAAATGGAATGCTAAGGTTCCAGCTGATAAGTCTTTGCTTTATGAAGTTCAAGATAAGGAATCTGTCATTGAAGGAAGCCGAAAACTCGAGCACACAGATGGATTCCT CTTTCTGGACAAAGCTGCAATAGAGACAGGAAACGATAAAAGTGTGGCAGGTTCCATTAATCCATGGAGACTCTGCACTGTGACTCAAattgaggagttcaaagcaatcatcCGCCTACTCCCAATTTGGGCCACTGGCATTATATTTTCCACTGTCTACATTCAAATGGGTACATTGTTTGTAGAACAGGGAGATACCATGGATATCCACATCGGTACTTTCAAAATTCCACCAGCATCCTTGTTCATATTTGATACTCTCAGTGTCATATTCTGGGTTCCAGTTTATGATCGTATTATTGTTCCAGTTGCACGTAAATTTACTGGGCATCAAAGGGGCTTTACCCAACTGCAACGTATGGGGATTGGCTTGGTCATTTCTATTCTTGCCATGGTGGTTGCGGCAGTTGTTGAGATAAAGAGACTTGACATGGTCAAGAAACACAACTACTATAATCTGAAGAATGTACCCATGAGCATTTTTTGGCAGGTGCCTCAGTATTTCCTAGTAGGTGCTGCTGAAATTTTCACCTTTATAGGACAATTAGAGTTCTTCTATGACCAAGCACCTGATGCTATGAGAAGTTTATGCAGTGCACTCTCACTTACTACTGTGGCCTTAGGGAGTTATCTGAGCAGTCTGCTTGTTACAATTGTAACCCACACTACAACAAAGCATGGAAAGGTGGGATGGATTCCTGATAACTTGAATTATGGTCATATTGACTACTTCTTTTGGCTCCTATCCATCCTCAGTGCTCTGAACTTTCTGGTTTATCTTGCTATTTCACGTTGGTACACATACAAGATGCCCACAGGAACACGGCTTGAAAAATAA
- the LOC131037903 gene encoding protein NRT1/ PTR FAMILY 8.1 isoform X1: MEEDNKNSQVKNKEKNSDRSVRPIDEYTEDGSVDLHGNPALKKKTGNWKACPFILESFQLLEIGLLHINGYQLIFDAGNEMCERLAYYGINTKMVNYLIKGFNQGNSTAAKTFNNWSGTCYITPLIGAFLADSYLGRYKIIAIFSIVYFIGMMLLTLSASVPSLKPPCINSNVDCHASTSQTGVFFLSLYLIALGTDGIKPCLSSFGADQFDEMDDEERKKKSSFFNWFYFSINIGALVSSSVLVWIQDNVGWGWGFGLPTVAMGIAICSFFAGTTLYRHQKPGGSALTRIAQVIIASFRKWNAKVPADKSLLYEVQDKESVIEGSRKLEHTDGFLFLDKAAIETGNDKSVAGSINPWRLCTVTQIEEFKAIIRLLPIWATGIIFSTVYIQMGTLFVEQGDTMDIHIGTFKIPPASLFIFDTLSVIFWVPVYDRIIVPVARKFTGHQRGFTQLQRMGIGLVISILAMVVAAVVEIKRLDMVKKHNYYNLKNVPMSIFWQVPQYFLVGAAEIFTFIGQLEFFYDQAPDAMRSLCSALSLTTVALGSYLSSLLVTIVTHTTTKHGKVGWIPDNLNYGHIDYFFWLLSILSALNFLVYLAISRWYTYKMPTGTRLEK; encoded by the exons atggaagaagacaataaAAATTCTCAG GTTAAGAATAAGGAGAAAAATTCAGACCGTTCAGTGCGTCCAATTGACGAATATACTGAGGATGGCTCTGTGGATCTTCATGGGAACCCAGCACTAAAGAAAAAAACAGGGAACTGGAAGGCTTGCCCATTTATTTTGG AGTCATTTCAGTTGTTGGAAATTGGATTATTGCATATCAATGGCTATCAACTTATTTTTGATGCaggaaatgaaatgtgtgagagaTTGGCATACTATGGGATCAACACAAAAATGGTAAACTATTTAATAAAGGGTTTCAATCAGGGCAATTCTACTGCAGCCAAAACTTTCAACAATTGGTCTGGAACATGTTACATTACACCTCTGATTGGGGCTTTTTTGGCTGATTCATATTTGGGACGATATAAGATCATTGCCATTTTCTCTATTGTCTATTTCATT GGAATGATGTTATTGACTTTATCTGCATCTGTGCCTAGCCTAAAGCCTCCTTGCATCAATTCAAATGTTGACTGCCATGCGTCAACTTCCCAGACTGGTGTTTTCTTCTTGTCACTTTATCTCATTGCATTAGGAACTGATGGTATCAAACCATGTCTATCATCATTTGGAGCAGATCAATTTGATGAGATGGATGatgaagaaaggaagaaaaagaGTTCATTTTTCAATtggttttatttttcaataaacatCGGTGCTCTTGTCTCTAGCAGTGTTCTTGTTTGGATACAAGATAATGTTGGCTGGGGATGGGGTTTTGGACTTCCCACTGTAGCTATGGGGATTGCAATATGTAGCTTCTTTGCAGGTACCACATTGTATCGACATCAAAAGCCAGGAGGCAGTGCTTTAACCCGGATAGCCCAGGTCATAATTGCATCATTTCGTAAATGGAATGCTAAGGTTCCAGCTGATAAGTCTTTGCTTTATGAAGTTCAAGATAAGGAATCTGTCATTGAAGGAAGCCGAAAACTCGAGCACACAGATGGATTCCT CTTTCTGGACAAAGCTGCAATAGAGACAGGAAACGATAAAAGTGTGGCAGGTTCCATTAATCCATGGAGACTCTGCACTGTGACTCAAattgaggagttcaaagcaatcatcCGCCTACTCCCAATTTGGGCCACTGGCATTATATTTTCCACTGTCTACATTCAAATGGGTACATTGTTTGTAGAACAGGGAGATACCATGGATATCCACATCGGTACTTTCAAAATTCCACCAGCATCCTTGTTCATATTTGATACTCTCAGTGTCATATTCTGGGTTCCAGTTTATGATCGTATTATTGTTCCAGTTGCACGTAAATTTACTGGGCATCAAAGGGGCTTTACCCAACTGCAACGTATGGGGATTGGCTTGGTCATTTCTATTCTTGCCATGGTGGTTGCGGCAGTTGTTGAGATAAAGAGACTTGACATGGTCAAGAAACACAACTACTATAATCTGAAGAATGTACCCATGAGCATTTTTTGGCAGGTGCCTCAGTATTTCCTAGTAGGTGCTGCTGAAATTTTCACCTTTATAGGACAATTAGAGTTCTTCTATGACCAAGCACCTGATGCTATGAGAAGTTTATGCAGTGCACTCTCACTTACTACTGTGGCCTTAGGGAGTTATCTGAGCAGTCTGCTTGTTACAATTGTAACCCACACTACAACAAAGCATGGAAAGGTGGGATGGATTCCTGATAACTTGAATTATGGTCATATTGACTACTTCTTTTGGCTCCTATCCATCCTCAGTGCTCTGAACTTTCTGGTTTATCTTGCTATTTCACGTTGGTACACATACAAGATGCCCACAGGAACACGGCTTGAAAAATAA